A window from Streptomyces sp. NBC_00271 encodes these proteins:
- a CDS encoding ArsR/SmtB family transcription factor, which yields MLDVTVIEDAEAAAVSLDPIRARLLAELAAGPASAAMLAGKVGLPRQKVNYHLKALERHGLVELAGERRKGNVTERLMRATAASYVISPLALAAVQPDPDRFRDQLSARWLLAVGARLVRDVGALITGAAKARKRLATYALDGEVTFASAADRAAFIEELTQGVGALIRKYHDGNAEGGRDHRIVVAVHPTLKPEAIAKPEAIAKPEAIAKPGAIAKSEATVTPEVTVEAGAASTPEAALGVDSTPPGQD from the coding sequence ATGTTGGACGTGACCGTGATCGAGGACGCCGAGGCAGCCGCCGTCTCGCTTGACCCCATACGGGCCCGGCTGCTGGCCGAGCTGGCCGCCGGGCCCGCGTCGGCCGCCATGCTGGCCGGAAAGGTCGGACTGCCGCGGCAGAAGGTGAACTACCACCTGAAGGCGCTGGAGCGGCACGGCCTGGTCGAGCTCGCGGGCGAGCGCCGCAAGGGCAATGTCACCGAGCGGCTGATGCGCGCGACGGCGGCGTCGTACGTCATCTCGCCGCTGGCCCTCGCCGCCGTGCAGCCCGACCCTGACCGCTTCCGGGACCAGCTCTCGGCCCGCTGGCTGCTCGCCGTCGGTGCCCGGCTGGTCCGGGACGTGGGGGCGCTGATCACCGGCGCGGCGAAGGCCCGCAAGCGGCTCGCCACCTACGCGCTCGACGGTGAGGTGACCTTCGCCTCCGCCGCCGACCGCGCCGCGTTCATCGAGGAGCTGACGCAAGGGGTCGGCGCGCTCATCCGCAAGTACCACGACGGGAACGCGGAGGGCGGGCGCGACCACCGGATCGTCGTAGCCGTCCACCCGACGCTCAAGCCGGAAGCCATCGCCAAGCCGGAAGCCATCGCCAAGCCGGAAGCCATCGCCAAGCCGGGGGCCATCGCCAAGTCGGAAGCCACCGTCACCCCCGAAGTCACCGTCGAGGCGGGGGCCGCCTCGACGCCGGAGGCCGCCCTCGGGGTGGACTCGACCCCGCCCGGCCAGGACTGA
- the dapA gene encoding 4-hydroxy-tetrahydrodipicolinate synthase has protein sequence MTTSAPSVPSPASSPAPPFGRALCAMVTPFTEAGALDLDGAGRLADRLVRAGCDGLVLSGTTGESPTTSDTEKSALVRAVREAVGDRAVIVAGVGTADTRHTVELALAAEKAGADGLLVVTPYYSRPPQDAVEAHFREIADATGLPLTLYDIPGRTGTRIEPDTLIRLAEHPRIVAVKDCAYDLLGTQKVLARTELAYYAGCDEQVLALRAVGGTGYISTVANTAPGAFRAILDAFEAGDTAEAARRQQRVIPLIELMMSSGLPGTVTAKALLGRLGLPAGPVRPPLRPAGREVTDGLLAAYEELVAA, from the coding sequence ATGACGACCTCGGCCCCCTCCGTCCCTTCCCCCGCTTCTTCCCCCGCTCCTCCCTTCGGCCGTGCGCTCTGCGCGATGGTCACGCCCTTCACCGAGGCGGGCGCGCTCGACCTCGACGGGGCGGGGCGGCTCGCCGACCGGCTGGTCCGCGCGGGCTGCGACGGCCTGGTCCTGTCCGGCACCACGGGCGAGTCGCCGACCACGTCCGACACCGAGAAGTCCGCGCTCGTACGCGCCGTGCGCGAGGCGGTCGGCGACCGGGCCGTGATCGTCGCGGGCGTCGGCACCGCCGACACAAGGCACACCGTCGAACTGGCCCTGGCGGCCGAAAAGGCGGGCGCGGACGGCCTGTTGGTCGTGACGCCGTACTACAGCAGGCCTCCGCAGGACGCCGTCGAGGCCCACTTCCGGGAGATCGCCGACGCCACCGGACTACCGCTCACGCTGTACGACATTCCCGGCCGCACCGGCACCCGCATCGAGCCCGACACCCTGATCCGGCTCGCCGAGCACCCCCGGATCGTCGCCGTCAAGGACTGCGCGTACGACCTCCTAGGCACCCAGAAGGTGCTGGCCCGCACGGAGTTGGCGTACTACGCGGGCTGCGACGAGCAGGTGCTCGCGCTGCGGGCGGTTGGCGGGACCGGATACATCAGCACGGTGGCGAACACCGCCCCGGGCGCCTTCCGTGCGATCCTCGACGCGTTCGAGGCGGGGGACACGGCGGAGGCGGCCCGTCGGCAACAACGCGTCATCCCGCTCATCGAGTTGATGATGTCGTCGGGCCTGCCCGGCACGGTCACGGCCAAGGCCCTGCTCGGCCGGCTCGGCCTGCCCGCGGGTCCGGTCCGCCCGCCCCTGCGGCCCGCCGGCCGCGAGGTGACCGACGGACTGCTGGCGGCGTACGAGGAGTTGGTGGCCGCCTGA